The DNA segment TCTGCGGATCTACCTGGATGCGCACCGACGGCTTTTGCTGGCCGCCAATATTGACCAGCCCGACGCCGGAGATCTGCGAGATCTGCTGCGCCAGCACATTGTCGGCGAAGTCGTTGACCTCGGTCAGCGGCAACGTGTCGGACTGCACCGCCAGCACCAGGATCGGCGAGTCGGCCGGGTTGATCTTGCGGAAGGTCGGGGGCGTGGGGAGGTTGCCGGGCAATTGCCCGCTGGCGGCATTGATGGCGGCCTGCACGTCCACGGCGGCGGCATCGATGCTGCGGTTGAGGTCGAACTGCAGCGTGATCTGGGCGTTGCCCTGCGCGCTGGTCGACGTCATTTGCGTAAGCCCGCCGATCAGCGAGAACTGGCGCTCCAGCGGCTGGGCCACGTTTGACGCCATGGTCTCCGGGCTGGCGCCGGGCAAGTTCGCCGACACCTGGATGGTGGGGAAATCCACCTGCGGCAGCGGTGCGATAGGCAGCAGCGGCCATGCGGCCACGCCGACCAGCAGCACGGCCAGGGCCAGTAGCGAGGTGCCGATCGGGCGCTTGATGAAGATCGCGGAAATGCTCATGGCCGTGCGTTCCCGGCGCGGTTGGCCGGGGCACCGGCGGCTGGCGCGGAGGCGGGCGCTGCGCCGGCATCCGCGATGGTGGTGGCCGCGGCCGTCTCGTTGACGCGAGTGCCGGGCTTGAGCTTGTACTGCCCGTCCACCACGACCCGCTCGTCGACCGCCAGCCCCTTAGCCACGACGGCCTTGGCGTCCTGGGTCTCCGCCACCTCGATCGCGCGGGACGCAACCGTATGGTCCGCCTGCACCACATAGACATAGGTGCCGCTCTGGCCGCGTTGTACGGCGGCGGCAGGGATGGTCAGCGCCTGGTTGCGCTCGCCGAGCACCAGCCGCGCATTGACGTACTGGCCTGGCCACAGCGTGTGCGACGGATTGGGAAAGCGCCCTTTCAGCTGGATGGTGCCGGAGGTGGTGTCGATGGTGTTATTGAGCAGGATCAGCTTGCCTTGTCCCAGCAACTGGCCGCTGGCGCGTTCGCTGGCCTGCACCACGAGCGGCGCGCCGCTGGCCTGCATGGCGCCGTTGATGCGCTGGAATTCGCCGTCGGGCAGCGTGAACACCACGTCGATGGGGTCGATCTGGCGGATCACCACCAGGCCGTTGGCGTCGGCGGCGTGGACGATATTGCCCGGGTCGACCAGGCGCGCGCCAACGCGCCCGGACAGCGGCGCGGTGATGGTGGTGTAGTCGAGCTGCACGCGGGCAACGTTGACCAGCGCTTCGTCGGTCTTCACCGCGGCGGCCAGTTGCGCCACCTGCGCGCGCTGGGTATCCAGCGTCTGCTGCGTGGTGGCGTTTTCCTTGATGAGGCCCTCGTAGCGCTGCAGGTCGAGGCGCGCATTGGCGAGCTGCGCTTCGTCACGCGCCTTTTGCGCCATGGCCTGCTGCAGCTGCGCCTGGAACGTGCGCGGGTCGATCTGCGCCAGCAACTGCCCGGCCTTGACGTCCTGGCCTTCGACAAAGCCGACGCGGTCGAGCTGGCCGTCCACGCGTGGCTTGACCGTCACCGTGGCCATGGCCTGCACCGTGCCGACGCCGGACAGGCCGATCGGCACGTCTTCGCGCTTGACCTGCGCGCTGGTTACCGAGACAGCCGGCGCCGGCGGCGCCGCCCGGCGCGGCGCCACCATGCGCTTGAGCGGGCCGACTGCGAACCACACCACGGCTGCCAGCGTGAGCACGGCCAGGCCGATCAGGACGGGATTGCGGCGGGAGGACTGAGTCGCCATGGATTGCCTTGGAAGTGGTGTGCCGATGTGGATCGGGCTATCGGGGAATTGGGGGATCCGGGGATCCGGGGATCCGGGGATCAAGAGATCACGGTTGCGCCAGCGCATCGCTTTGCCAGCCGCCGCCGATCGCCTTGACCAGCGCCACGCTGGCGGCAAGCTCCCGGCCACGCAACTGGATCGCGGTCCGTTCGTTAGACAAGGAAAGGGCCTGTGCCGTTACCACCGAGAGGTAGGAAGCCGTGCCAGCGCGGTATTGCGCCAGGCTCACGCGCTCGGCCACGCGGGCGGCGTCCACCGCCTGGTCCTGCACCACCACTTCCTGGTCGAGCACGCGCAGCGCCGAGAGGTTGTCTTCCACCTCCTGCATGCCGCTGAGCACGGTTTGCCGGTACGCCGCCACCGCCCCGTCGTAGGCCGCCACGGCCTGGTCGTTTTGCGCGTTGCGCAACCCGCCGTCGAAGATGGTGCCGGCCAGCGCCGCGCCCAGCGACCACACCCGGCCGGGCGGCCCGAACCAGTTGGC comes from the Cupriavidus basilensis genome and includes:
- a CDS encoding efflux RND transporter periplasmic adaptor subunit — protein: MATQSSRRNPVLIGLAVLTLAAVVWFAVGPLKRMVAPRRAAPPAPAVSVTSAQVKREDVPIGLSGVGTVQAMATVTVKPRVDGQLDRVGFVEGQDVKAGQLLAQIDPRTFQAQLQQAMAQKARDEAQLANARLDLQRYEGLIKENATTQQTLDTQRAQVAQLAAAVKTDEALVNVARVQLDYTTITAPLSGRVGARLVDPGNIVHAADANGLVVIRQIDPIDVVFTLPDGEFQRINGAMQASGAPLVVQASERASGQLLGQGKLILLNNTIDTTSGTIQLKGRFPNPSHTLWPGQYVNARLVLGERNQALTIPAAAVQRGQSGTYVYVVQADHTVASRAIEVAETQDAKAVVAKGLAVDERVVVDGQYKLKPGTRVNETAAATTIADAGAAPASAPAAGAPANRAGNARP